One Tripterygium wilfordii isolate XIE 37 chromosome 10, ASM1340144v1, whole genome shotgun sequence DNA segment encodes these proteins:
- the LOC120007053 gene encoding endoglucanase 3-like produces the protein MGKGRGASLCLVFLSCWFLLGFVQGTPNYRDALAKSLLFFQGQRSGRLPPTQQITWRSTSGLSDGLFSHVDLTGGYYDAGDNIKFNFPMAFTTTMLSWSTLEYGKKMGPQLQEARAAIRWATDYLLKCALATPNKLYVGVGDPNVDHKCWERPEDMDTVRNVYSVSPTNPGSDVAGETAAALAAASLVFRKVDRKYSTLLLATAKKVMQFAVQYRGAYSDSLGSAVCPFYCSYSGYKDELLWGAAWLLRATNDVSYFNLLKSLGADDQTDVFSWDNKYAGARVLLARRALVNNDKNFDQFRVHAEDFMCRILPNSPYSTTQYTQGGLIYKLPESNLQYVTSITFLLTTYAKYIKSTKHTFNCGSLLVTPNSLTGLARRQVDYILGVNPLKMSYMVGYGQYFPKRIHHRGSSMPSMASHPQAIGCEGGFQPYYYSPNPNPNLLLGAVVGGPNQNDGYPDDRTDYSHSEPATYINAAIVGPLAYFAGRNAN, from the exons ATGGGAAAGGGAAGGGGAGCTTCATTGTGCCTAGTCTTTCTCTCTTGTTGGTTTCTCTTGGGTTTTGTCCAAGGAACCCCTAACTACAGAGACGCCTTAGCAAAGTCCCTGTTGTTCTTCCAAGGTCAGAGGTCAGGGAGACTTCCCCCGACCCAGCAAATCACTTGGCGGTCCACTTCTGGACTCTCCGATGGCTTATTTTCCCAT GTGGACTTAACGGGAGGCTATTATGATGCCGGAGACAACATAAAATTCAACTTCCCAATGGCCTTCACCACAACAATGCTATCTTGGAGCACACTCGAGTATGGCAAGAAAATGGGCCCCCAATTACAAGAAGCACGGGCCGCTATCCGTTGGGCCACCGACTACCTTCTCAAGTGTGCCTTGGCCACGCCCAATAAGCTCTACGTTGGAGTAGGTGACCCAAATGTGGATCACAAGTGCTGGGAAAGGCCCGAGGACATGGACACTGTCCGGAACGTCTACTCTGTGTCGCCAACCAACCCAGGCTCAGACGTCGCGGGCGAAACCGCAGCTGCATTGGCGGCAGCTTCCTTGGTTTTCAGAAAGGTTGACAGGAAATACTCCACTTTGTTACTTGCCACTGCCAAGAAGGTTATGCAATTCGCAGTGCAATATCGAGGTGCTTATAGCGATTCTTTGGGCTCTGCGGTTTGTCCATTTTATTGCTCCTATTCTGGATACAAG GACGAGCTGCTATGGGGGGCTGCGTGGCTGTTGAGAGCAACGAATGATGTTTCTTACTTCAACTTGTTGAAATCATTGGGAGCTGATGACCAAACAGACGTCTTTAGCTGGGACAACAAGTATGCTGGTGCTAGAGTTCTCCTCGCAAGG AGAGCACTAGTGAACAATGATAAAAACTTTGATCAATTCAGAGTACATGCTGAAGATTTCATGTGTAGGATTCTACCCAACTCTCCTTATTCAACCACCCAGTATACACAAG GAGGGCTGATATACAAGCTACCTGAAAGTAACCTTCAGTATGTTACCTCCATAACATTTTTGCTTACTACCTATGCAAAGTACATCAAGTCTACTAAGCACACCTTCAACTGTGGAAGTCTCCTAGTGACGCCAAACTCCCTCACAGGCCTTGCAAGAAGACAG GTGGACTATATTTTGGGAGTGAACCCATTAAAGATGTCATACATGGTTGGGTATGGACAATACTTCCCAAAGAGAATTCACCACAGGGGATCATCTATGCCTTCAATGGCAAGCCACCCACAAGCAATAGGTTGTGAAGGAGGCTTCCAGCCTTACTATTATTcacctaaccctaaccctaacctcTTACTCGGAGCCGTTGTCGGAGGTCCTAACCAAAATGATGGATACCCTGATGACCGGACAGATTACAGTCATTCGGAACCTGCTACATATATCAATGCGGCCATAGTTGGACCTTTAGCTTACTTTGCTGGAAGGAACGCCAACTAA
- the LOC120007853 gene encoding uncharacterized protein LOC120007853 yields MAGEAASELQDWELLHDSEPILLNPINLSEGSDSESDFVKSPNLFGDVRSFEAIRSDYFSLDGQNRYAKASDVETDGSQEGSVESDNPSWIEPGSETRYERKLSGEFWSDSASDRSDERKLSENELGLVEEATSQAGLEGPGEMDTKTENFGEFYVFEAKIEVGSGENAKGEVGFEGFGEIPIKDKDLGNFWSDSGGDGLVPIKFGDHANASEEGSEMFGESDVGDGLMAASEGGNDNSGVPIDEMKENEKSGGELKKRNVVWWKVPFELLKYCVLRVNPVWTFSMAAAVMGFVILGRRLYKMKRKSRSLEIKVTMDDKKVSQFMTRAARLNEAFSVVRRVPMLRPTMPAAGVNPWPAMILR; encoded by the exons TCAACTTGAGCGAGGGTTCGGACTCGGAATCAGACTTTGTTAAATCGCCAAATTTGTTCGGAGATGTCAGGAGTTTTGAAGCAATCAGGTCTGATTACTTCTCTCTGGACGGTCAGAATAGATATGCGAAAGCTTCTGATGTAGAGACCGATGGGAGTCAAGAGGGTTCTGTCGAGTCGGATAATCCGAGTTGGATTGAGCCTGGGTCAGAGACTCGGTATGAGAGGAAACTCTCCGGTGAGTTCTGGTCCGATTCGGCCAGCGATCGGTCTGATGAGCGGAAATTGAGTGAAAACGAGTTGGGGCTTGTGGAGGAAGCGACAAGCCAAGCGGGTCTTGAAGGACCAGGAGAAATGGATACTAAGACTGAGAATTTTGGggaattttatgtttttgaagcAAAAATCGAGGTTGGTTCTGGCGAAAATGCAAAAGGCGAAGTGGGTTTTGAAGGATTCGGTGAAATTCCAATAAAGGATAAAGATTTAGGCAACTTCTGGTCCGATTCTGGTGGAGATGGATTGGTTCCAATAAAGTTTGGTGATCATGCGAATGCATCAGAAGAGGGCTCGGAGATGTTTGGTGAATCTGATGTTGGAGATGGTTTGATGGCTGCTTCTGAGGGTGGTAATGACAATTCAGGGGTTCCAATTGacgaaatgaaagaaaatgagaaatcaGGCGGTGAGTTGAAGAAGAGGAATGTAGTGTGGTGGAAGGTTCCGTTTGAGTTGTTAAAGTATTGTGTTTTGAGGGTTAACCCTGTTTGGACTTTCTCTATGGCGGCGGCTGTAATGGGATTTGTTATCCTTGGCCGGAGGTTGTACAAGATGAAGCGCAAAAGCAGGAGCTTGGAGATCAAGGTTACCATGGATGATAAG AAGGTGTCTCAGTTCATGACTCGTGCTGCTCGTCTTAATGAGGCATTTTCAGTCGTGAGAAGGGTCCCCATGCTACGACCTACAATGCCAGCTGCTGGGGTGAATCCTTGGCCTGCGATGATTTTACGGTGA
- the LOC120007052 gene encoding SCY1-like protein 2, which translates to MSLNMKTLTQALAKTAAVIEKTVQTTVQEVTGPKPLQDYELLHQIGSAGPGLLWKLYSAKAAREGMRTQQYPVVCVWVLDKRALSEARTRAGLSKAAEDAFLDLIRADAGRLVRLRHPGVVHVVQALDENKNAMAMVTEPLFASVANALGNVENVANVPKELKGMEMGLLEVKHGLLQIAESLEFLHNNARLIHQALSPENVFITSSGAWKLGGFGFAISTDQASRVSSVQPFHYAEYDVEDSVLPLQPSLNYSAPELIRSKTPSVGCSSDIFSFGCLAYHLITHKPLFDCHNNVKMYMNTLTYISSEAFSSIPPELVPDLQRMLSPNESFRPTALDFTGSPFFRDDTRLRALRFLDHILERDNMQKSEFLKALSDMWKDFDSRVLRYKVLPPLCAELRNLVMQPMILPMVLTIAESQDKVDFELSTLPALVPVLSSAAGETLLLLVKRAELIIHKTNQENLISHVLPLLVRAYNDTDTRIQEEALRKSAFIAKQLDVQLVKQAILPRVHGLALKTTVAAVRVNALLCLGEMVHKLDKHAVLDILQTIQCCTAVDHSPPTLMSTLGVANSILKQYGVEFAAEHILPLLTPILTAQQLNVQQFAKYMLFVKDILRQIEEKRGVTVTDSGIPEVKPAPVVNGIQSRVSNNISGNVASTTKRSPSWDEDWGPTKGPATSRQTSTDNSSSALPPSVIQPIQLTSLQSLSITSALSSQQTEVPSVDIEWPPRTSSGVSSSSGDVEKQLNTGAPSSASFDDLDPFANWPPRPSSSSSGPGTFDNSNSGPPTNKHGSSLSTSKPNNLIQTHSNNNWAFSNQNSIEPIRTNQGASALNSSSLNGGNNSQSSIGFLKQNQGLSSLGTFSNDNKSTDLGSIFGSAKNEQTTPKLAPPPSTAVGRGRGRGRGVTSTSRSGHGKPSSQQPPLLDLL; encoded by the exons ATGTCTCTCAACATGAAAACCCTGACCCAAGCGCTAGCGAAGACTGCAGCGGTGATCGAGAAGACAGTACAGACCACGGTACAGGAGGTGACCGGCCCAAAACCATTGCAGGACTATGAACTCCTCCACCAGATCGGGTCCGCCGGGCCTGGGCTTCTCTGGAAGTTATACTCGGCGAAGGCTGCGCGGGAAGGGATGCGTACGCAGCAATATCCCGTTGTCTGCGTCTGGGTGCTCGATAAACGGGCACTGTCCGAGGCACGAACTCGTGCGGGGCTGTCTAAAGCTGCGGAGGACGCGTTCCTCGATCTGATCCGAGCGGATGCGGGACGGTTGGTCAGGTTGAGGCATCCTGGAGTGGTGCACGTGGTGCAGGCCCTGGACGAGAACAAAAATGCTATGGCCATGGTCACCGAACCCTTGTTTGCTTCGGTGGCTAACGCCCTCGGGAATGTGGAGAATGTGGCCAACGTCCCCAAGGAGCTCAAGGGAATG GAGATGGGTTTGCTGGAGGTGAAACATGGTTTGCTCCAGATTGCAGAGTCCTTGGAATTTCTCCATAATAATGCGCGTCTCATTCATCAAGCTTTATCACCTGAG AATGTATTTATTACTTCAAGCGGAGCTTGGAAGCTTGGTGGATTTGGTTTTGCAATCTCAACTGATCAGGCTTCACGTGTTTCGTCTGTGCAGCCTTTTCATTATGCT GAATATGATGTTGAGGATTCTGTGCTGCCTCTTCAGCCATCATTGAACTATTCAGCGCCAGAATTGATTCGGAGTAAAACGCCTTCAGTGGGATGTTCTTCTGATATTTTCAGTTTTGGATGCCTTGCCTACCATTTGATTACACACAAACCATTGTTTGATTGCCACAACAATGTCAAAATG TACATGAACACCTTGACTTACATATCCAGTGAAGCTTTCTCCTCAATTCCACCAGAGTTAGTTCCTGATTTGCAAAGGATGCTCTCTCCAAATGAGTCTTTCAGACCAACAGCATTGGACTTTACAG gttCTCCATTTTTCCGGGATGACACTAGGTTGCGTGCTCTTCGCTTCCTCGACCACATACTT GAAAGAGATAACATGCAGAAGTCTGAGTTTCTGAAAGCATTATCAGACATGTGGAAAGATTTTGACTCCCGTGTATTGCGGTATAAG GTACTGCCTCCTCTCTGTGCAGAACTTCGGAATTTGGTGATGCAACCAATGATCCTACCCATGGTTCTTACAATAGCAGAGTCTCAG GATAAAGTTGATTTTGAGCTGTCCACACTGCCTGCTCTTGTTCCTGTCTTGAGTAGTGCTGCCGGTGAGACACTATTGCTGCTTGTGAAGCGTGCAGAGCTTATTATCCACAAG ACTAATCAGGAGAACTTAATATCGCATGTCTTACCATTGCTTGTTCGAGCTTACAATGATACAGATACTCGCATACAAGAGGAAGCTTTGAGGAAATCAGCATTCATTGCTAAGCAACTTGATGTTCAG CTAGTGAAACAAGCAATTTTGCCTCGTGTTCATGGTCTAGCCTTAAAAACAACAGTTGCTGCA GTGAGAGTCAATGCTTTGCTTTGCTTAGGAGAAATGGTTCATAAACTCGATAAACATGCTGTTTTGGACATCTTGCAAACAATTCAGTGTTGCACGGCAGTAGACCATTCTCCTCCAACCCTTATGTCTACTCTTGGGGTTGCAAACTCAATTCTGAAGCAG TATGGAGTGGAATTTGCTGCAGAGCACATCCTTCCTCTTCTTACACCAATTCTCACTGCACAGCAATTGAACGTTCAGCAGTTTGCCAAATACATGCTCTTTGTTAAGGATATCCTCAG GCAGatagaagaaaagagaggagtTACTGTTACTGATTCTGGAATTCCAGAAGTAAAGCCAGCGCCTGTTGTCAATGGGATTCAGTCTCGAGTCTCAAACAATATAAGTGGGAATGTTGCATCTACAACGAAGAGAAGTCCATCATGGGATGAGGATTGGGGCCCCACCAAGGGACCTGCCACTTCCCGTCAAACTTCCACCGACAACTCATCTTCTGCTCTCCCTCCTTCAGTTATTCAGCCTATTCAATTAACTTCTCTGCAATCGCTGTCCATTACATCTGCCCTGTCTAGTCAGCAGACAGAAGTTCCTTCAGTGGATATAGAGTGGCCTCCTCGCACGTCCTCGGGTGTAAGCTCTTCGTCAGGCGATGTTGAGAAGCAATTAAACACAGGTGCCCCATCCTCTGCAAGTTTTGATGATTTAGATCCATTTGCTAATTGGCCACCTCGACCCAGCAGCTCTTCTAGTGGTCCTGGAACTTTTGATAATAGCAACTCGGGTCCACCCACAAACAAACATGGTTCCAGTTTGAGCACCAGTAAACCAAATAATTTGATCCAAACCCACAGCAATAACAATTGGGCCTTCAGCAATCAAAACTCTATTGAGCCAATCAGAACAAATCAAGGGGCTTCAGCTTTGAATAGCAGTAGTTTGAATGGGGGTAATAATTCTCAGAGCTCTATTGGGTTTTTGAAACAGAATCAAGGGTTATCATCTTTGGGTACTTTTTCCAATGATAACAAATCAACAGATCTTGGATCGATATTTGGTTCTGCCAAGAATGAACAGACCACCCCAAAACTTGCTCCGCCACCATCAACTGCCgtgggaagaggaagaggaagagggaggGGGGTCACTTCAACCTCAAGGTCTGGTCATGGAAAGCCGTCATCTCAGCAACCACCTCTGTTGGATTTGCTGTAG